AAACCAAGCACTGCCTTTAACCCATGAACTACGCTGACTTGTCACATCACGCGAATCAAAAAAATCGTCGCGCCGCGCCGGGCGGGGCGCAGCCTGCTCATTTTCCGCTTGACCCCGAAACCGTCTTTAGAGATGTTCCGTAATCTCTTCCTCTCCCAGAGATCGTATTTCTACGGACTTACCCTCCGTATTTCTACGGAGAAAAAACCGTAATTCAGCGGATACCCAAAGCCGCGCCGCCACGCCATGCTCCCGCCGTTCATATTCCGCACTGTTTCAGCAAACCAAATGATGATCTTGATTGTGGAAGACAATCCGTTGATGCGCGCGATGCTCCGCGAAACCGTAAGCGAATTTGCCGACACCATCATCGAATGCGCCGATGGCGACGAAGCTTTCGCCGCGTATCAAACCAATCTTCCACACTGGGTGTTAATGGATATTCAGATGGCGCGCGTAGACGGTTTTACCGCGAGCCGCCAGATCAAGGCCCGTTATCCCGCCGCCAACATTTGCATCGTGACCGCTTATGGCGATGCGCGAACACGGCGGCAAGCTGCTGAAGTTGGCGCGGTGGCGTTCGTGCTGAAAGAAAATCTGGAAGAGTTGAAAACGTTGCTTGGCTCAAGCATTTGAAGCCTGGGCGGCTTGTCTACGCTCAAGCACCGCTCCCCCGCTGTCTGGTTTGAGATTGTCATCAACAGGCGCTTTGGCAGTCTCGACAATCATCCGGTAAGTGCCCAACCCAAAATAGGAGACAAATTATGTTCGTTGGAATCAATGAGAAAGATATGGAAAAGAGGTTCTCGAAATTACTCAACGAGATTAACTCGAGTCCGGCCAAGAAAGCCGCCTTCCAAAAGAACCCGCTCAAAGTTCTCACCTCGGCAGGCATTCCCCTCGTGCTGAATTTCCCCACCGCAGTTACGGTGGGAGCACCAGCCCCCGCCCCCGGCGCGGTGAAGAAGTCCAAGCTTACAAAAAACGCGAAGGGCGTGACGGCGGCGGGCAATATCAGTGTGACCACCCATTGGTGGGGCATCAAGATCGTGACGGATGAGCAGTTCACCACGGACATCGTTGACGGCATCACCGACGCCAAAAAAATTGCCGCCGCTTTGGCCGGGCCACTGGCGGCGGCGGCGGGTGTGAGTGCTGCCGTGGCTGGCCCGATTGCGGCGGCGGTGGCGCTGGTTTTCGTGATCAAAATTGCGCAGATCAAGCTGACCGACTGGAATCACACCGGTGTCTATTGGCCGCTGACGTGGCTGCAAATTTTTATGCTGGCGGCCTCGCTTCCCCTGGGGCCGACGGGCTTAGCCGGATCGGCAGCGGTCTTTGTACACCCCATTCCCAATTAGAGCAGTTGGCCATTGGCGTGCCGCGCGGGTGGGACGATTTGCCAAATCGTCCCACCCGCTGCGTTACTCAACTTTCCCATCCACGCGCAAACCCCAACGAGGTGTAAAGATCGCTATGTCAGACCTTCGCAAATTCACGCTACTCACCCTGATCGTCGTCAGCGTGGCCTGGTTGGGCCAGCGGTTGTCCAGTGCCCAAGCCCAAAAACAGGTGCCGCCCGCCGCGCCCGCGCGCGTACCAGCGGCCAACACTGCGGCACCGGCAAGCCCGGCGGGTACGACTGTGATCTTCGGCAACAACGCGCCGATCACCATCAACGACGCCACCACCGCCTCGCTCTATCCTTCGACCATTACAGTCAGCGGCGTGAGTCCGGCGACGGTCACCGGAGTCAGCGTCAGGTTGCTGGGGTTCTCGCACACCTTCCCCGACGATGTAGACATCATCCTCGTTGGCCCGCAGGGGCAGCGCGCTGTGATTATGTCGGACGCGGGCGGCGGCAATCCGGGCGTCAGCGGCCTCAATCTGACTTTTAACCCGACTTCGACGAATGTCTTGCCGGATGAAGGGCCGCTCGTAACCGGCACAACCCGCCCGGCGAATTACGACCCGGCGAATGCGGACTTTTTCCCCGCGCCATTTCCCGCGCCCAACACGCTGACCGATGCGGCGGCGGATTTGAGCGTCTTCAATCTGACCAATCCGAATGGCGATTGGAAGCTCTATGTCGTGGACGATGCGGGGCAGGATGTGGGCAGCATTTCAGGCGGCTGGCTGTTGACCCTGACCGTGCCGACGGTGTTCACGGTCAATTCCACCGCCGACCCCGGCAACGGCGTGTGCGATGCCGCCGAATGCACTTTGCGCGAGGCGCTTAACGCGGCGCTGGCGAATACGGGCAACGGCGATTTGGTAAATTTCTCAGCGCTCTTCAATACGCCGCAGACCATCAACCTCCTGACCGTCTTGCCCGACATCAGCGAGAGCCTGACCATCCAAGGCCCCGGCGCGAATCTGCTCACCGTGCGGCGGGCCGACACCGCGCCCGACTTTCGCATCTTCAACATTCTGTCCGGCATTCCCAATGTCTCCCTCAGCGGCCTGACCATCAGCAACGGACGCGCTACCACCGGAGGGGTGGGCAGCACCGGCGGCGGCATTCTCAGCCAAAGTAATCTGACGCTGACGGGTGTTCACGTCACCGGCAATCAAGCGCTTAACAACGGCGGCGGCGGCGGGGTTGAATTAAACTCCGCCGACGGAGTTTTTACCGGCTGTACTTTCAGCAACAACACGGCAACTTTTGGCGGCGGGATTATCTATAACGGTAACGGCGGAGGAACTTTGCGCCTGATTAACAGCACCGTCAGCGGTAATATTGGCTCGTCTAACAGCGGCAGCGGTATCATCAATTTCAGCTTCAGCGGCAACAGCAGATTGGAAGTGACGAACAGCACCATTGCGGGCAATACCAATGGCAGCGGCATTCTCACCTCCACACAGAACGCCGGCAGTACCGCCACGACGACGCTCCGCAACACTATCATCGCGGGCAACACGCCAAACAACCTGGCAACCCAAATGGACTTCGGCGGCGGCGCGGCGACGTTCCAGACGCTCGGCTTCAATCTGAGCGACAACTTCAACAACCAAATTACGCCCGCCGTCAACGACATCACCACCGCGACGCCGCGCCTCGGCCCGCTTGCGCTCAACGGCGGCACGACGCCGACCCACACTCTGCTCGGCGGCAGTCCCGCGCTCGATGTGGGCAACGCTTCCGGTTCGGCCACCGACCAACGCGGCGTCGCCCGCCCCGCAACCCTAGCGGACATCGGCGCGGTGGAGATGCAGTCCATCCTCGTCAGCAACACCAACGACAGCGGCGCGAACAGTCTGCGCGCAGCCATCAACACCGCCAACACCAACGGCGCGGGGCTGGACGACATCATTTTCGACAACAACGTCTTCAACACGCCGCAGACCATCACGCTCACGTCGGGTGAACTCGCCATCAACTCAAGCCTCACTATCAACGGCCCCGGCGCAAACCTGCCGACGATTTCGGGCAACAACGCCAGCCGTGTGTTTAATATCAACTCCGGCTTTACCGTGAGCCTGAACGGAATGACCATCACCGGCGGGAATGACGGCGAGGGCGGCAGCATTCGCAACAACGGCACGTTGACGGTGACCAACACGACCATCGCCGGCAATACGGCAACCGGCATCGGCGGCATCGGCGGCTTCGGCGGCGGCATTTTCAACGGCGGCACGTTGACGGTGACCAACTCGACCGTCTCCGGCAATACGACAAACACCGGCTTCGGCGGCGGCATTTTCAACGGCGGCACGTTGACGGTGACCAACTCGACCGTCTCCGGCAATACGGCAGCATTAGGCGGCGGCGGCGGCATTAGCAATGGCGGCGGCACGTTGACGGTGAGCAACTCGACCATCTCCGGCAATACGGCAAACGGCGGCGGCAGCGACCGCGGCGGCGGCATTGAGAACCAGGGCAACCTGACCGTCACCAATTCGACCATCAGCGGCAATCGCGTGCCCAACGGGGACAACAACGGCGGCGGCATCTATAACAATAACGCCAACGCAACCATCACCAACTGCACCATCACCAACAACTCGGTGGGGGGCGCATTCAGCGTGGGCGGTGTTTTCAGGCAAGCAGGAACTGTCACCATCCGCAACAGCCTCATCGCGGCGAATGTCAACAACGCGACTCAGCCGGATGTGAGCGGCGCATTTGCTGCGGCTTCCGCCTTTAATCTGATTGGCAACGTCGGCACGGCGACAGGCTTTACGCCCGCCAACCAAAACCAAACCGGCAATGGCACAACGCAAATCAATCCGTTGCTCGGCCCGCTCACCAACAATGGCGGCACAACGCCGACGCACGCCTTGCTGCCGGGCAGTCCCGCGCTGGATAAAGGCGGTGCGGGCGTCACGACCGACCAACGCGGGCTGACGCGCCCGGTCAACATCACCAGCATCCCGATGGCCAGCGGCGGCAACGAGTCCGACATCGGCGCGTTCGAGTTTCAAGGCCAGCTTTTGACCGTCACCAAAACCGCCGACACCAACGACGGCGTGTGCGACGCCGATTGCTCATTGCGCGAAGCGCTGGCGGCGGCGGCGGCGGGCGATGGCATCGCCTTCGCGGCGCTCTTCAACACATCGCAGACCATCACACTCGGCGGGACGGAACTTGCCATCGGCAAAAACTTAACCATCAACGGCCCCGGTGCGAACCTGTTGACCATTTCGGGCAACAACACCAGCCGTGTGTTCAATATAGGCTCCGGCTTTACCGTCAGGCTGAGCGGGATGACCATCACCGGCGGGAATGCCGACTCCGGCGGCGGCATTCGCAACGACGGCACGTTGACGGTGACCAACTCGACCATCTCCGGCAATACGGCAAACGGCCTCGTCGGCGGCGGCGGCGGCGGCATTTCCAACGACGGCACGTTGACGGTGACCAATTCGACCATCTCCGGCAATATGACAAGTGACTTCGGCGGCGGCATTCGCAACAACGGCACGTTGACAGTGACCAACTCGACCGTCTCCGGCAATACGGCAGAATTAAGCGGCGGCGGCATTTTCAACAGCGGCAGCAGTACGTTGACGGTGACCAATTCGACCATCTCCGGCAATACGGCAAACGGCCTCTTCGGGAGGGGCGGCGGCATTGAGAACTTGGGCAACCTGACCGTCACCAATTCGACCATCAGCAGCAATCGCGTGCCGAACGGGGACAACAACGGCGGCGGCATCCGAAGCGATCTCGGCAACGCAACCATCACCAACAGCACCATCACCAACAACTCGGCGGCGGGCGCAGCCAGTGCCAGCGGTGTTTTCAGAGTCAGCGGCGCTGTCACCATCCGCAGCAGCCTCATCGCGGCGAATGCCAACAACGCTGCGCAGCCCGATGTGGTCGCCAACGGCGGCACGGGCATTACCTCCACCGGCTTCAACCTCATCGGCAATCGCGGCGCGCTTACGTTCAGCGGCACGGGCGACCAGAGCGGCACGGGCACGAATCCGCTCAACCCGCGCCTCGGCCCGCTGCAAAACAACGGCGGCCCGACGCTCACGCACGCCTTGCTCGGCGGCAGTCTCGCGCTCGATGCGGGTAATAACACAGGCTCAGGCCAAATCACCGACCAACGCGGCTTGGCCTTTAATCGCACCGTTGATTTGCCCGGCACCGTGCCGGGCAGCGACAACACCGACATCGGCGCGTTTGAGGCACAGACCATTCCCGCCGCCGCGCCGCCGCTGGTGGTGTCTATCGTGCGGGCGAGTTCCAATCCGGCCAATGCGGGCACGAGCGCCGGTTACACCGTGACGTTTAGCGCCAATGTTAATCCTGCCGGTGTCGGCGCCAGCGATTTCACGCTCACCACGACGGGCGGGCTGACCGGAGCGGCGATTACCGGTGTTTCAGGCAGCGGGGCGGTCTATAACGTGACCGTCAACACCGGCACGGGCAGCGGCACCCTGCGGCTCGATGTCACGGACGACGACACGATTGTGGATGGTTCAGGCGTGCCCCTTGGCGGCTTGGGCGCGGGCAACGGCAACTTTACGACGGGCGAAGCATATACCGTCAACGCGCCGCCGACGGCCAACGCCAACGCCGCCAATGTCACGACAAGCGGCGCGATCAGCTACACGTTCACCGTTACTTACACTGACGATCTGGGCCTCAACGTCGCCACGCTCGACAGCAGCGACGTGCGCGTCACCAGTCCGGTCGGCAGCTTCAACGCGGCAGCGGCGTTTGTCAGCGTGAACATCAACACCAACGGCTCACCGCGCACAGCCACCTATTCCATCGCGCCACCGGGCGGCAGTTGGGATTTCGCCGACAACGGCACCTACAGCGTCGTGATGCAGGCCAGTCAGGTTGCCGACACCAACGGCAGTTTCGTCGCGGCGGGCACGCTCACCACTTTCACCGTGAGTGTCTGCCCGGCCATCACAGTCAATCCGGCGAGCTTGCCGCTGGGCATCGCGGGCGTGCCGTACAGCCAAATCTTCACGCAAAGCGGCAGCGCGGGCGCAATCAGTTGGAGCGTCAGCGCGGGCGCCTTGCCAGCGGGCTTGACGCTGAATGGCTCAACCGGCCTTTTCGCGGGTCTCTCAGCGGTCAAGGGCGTCTTCAACTTCACCATCCGGGCCACCGATATAAACAATTGCAGCGGCACGCGCGCCTACACGCTGACCTTCAGACCCAAGGCCAAAGCCGATTTCGACAACGACGGCAAGACCGACCTGAGTATTTTCAGTCCCACCGCTGCGCCGCCGTTGACGAATTGGAGCGTCATCAACAGCGGCAATGGCGCGACCGCGACGCAGCAATGGGGCGCTGGTTATGCGCCGTATTTCGATGACATTGTGCCGGGCGATTATGACGGCGATGGCAAGGCCGATCACGCCATCTGGCGCGGGGCCGATTCGATCTGGTACATCCGCAGGAGCAGCGATGGGCAACCTTTCGTGCAACTCTGGGGCGCGAACTATGCGCCGTATTTCGACATTCCGACGCCGGGCGATTACGACGGCGATGGCAAGACCGACATCGGCGTCTTTCGCCGCAGCGGCACCTGGTTCGTGCGGCGCAGCAGCGACGGGCAAAACATGATCGTCACGCACGGGCAGCAGGACGACATCCCCGTGCCAGCCGATTACGACGGTGATGGCAAGACCGACCTGGCTGTTTTTCGACCTGGCGCCATTGCGCCCGCGCCGAACTGGATCATCCTGAATAGCTCAACGAACACCATCACCAGCATTCAATGGGGCGCAGGCTATGCGCCGTATTTCGACACGCCGGTGCCAGCGGACTATGACGGCGACGGCAAAGCGGACTTGGCGATTTGGCGCGGGGCGGATTCGATCTGGTACATCCGCCCCAGCGCGACACCGGGCAGCCCGATCCTGCAATTCTGGGGCGCGAACTATGCGCCGTATTTTGATATTCCGACGCCGGGCGATTACGACGGCGATGGCAAGGCGGATATTGCGGTGTGGCGGCGCTCGGGCACGTGGTTCGTCAAGCGCAGCACAGACGGTTCCTTCCTGATCCAAAACCAGGGGCAAAGCGGCGACGTGCCGGTGCCGGCGTTTGGCGTGCGGTAAGCCAGTCTCAGCAAGTTGCTCAACAGGCCGTGAACGTGCGTGCGTTCACGGCCTGTTTTGTTTCATCAGCGTAGCTTGGCCAACTGCCGCGTCATCTGGCCCGGCGCGAATTGTCCGCGCTGATGGCGTTGTGCTAAGTTTCCGCGCGCATCATCTCGGCGGAGAACACTGTTATGGCTTCAAGCACGACAGATGACATCACACGTTGGCTGCACGATTGGCAGAACGGCGATCAGACGGCCCTGGCGCAATTGATGCCAGCGGTCTATCAGGAATTGCGCAAGATCGCGCACGGCCATTTTCGCGGCGAACGCGCTGCGCATACCTTGCAAACTACCGCGCTGATTCACGAAGCCTATCTGCGGCTGGCGGGCCATGAGTTTCCGGCCTGGGAGAATCGCGCGCATTTTTATGGCATCGCCGCGCAGTTGATGCGGCAAATCCTGGTCGAATACGCGCGCAGCCAGAAGGCCGCCAAACGTGGTGGCGGCGCGGCCAAGCTCCCGCTTGACGAAGCGCTCACCGTCGTACCCACCGAAATGTCCAATCTAGTGGCGCTGGATGACGCGCTGCGGGCGCTCGAAGCCTTCGATGCGCGCAAATGTCGTGTGATTGAATTGCGCCACTTCGGCGGGTTGAGCAACGAAGAAATCGCCACCGTCTTATCCATCTCGCTCGCCACGGTCGGGCGCGAAATACGCCTGGCCCAGGCGTGGTTGCAACGGGAACTGACGAAGAAGTAGTCGGTAGTCGGTAGTCAGTAGTCAGTAGTCAGTAGTCAGTAGTCAGTAGTCAGTAGTCAGTAGTTTGAGAGATCAGCGCCCAATGGCATTTCATTACCCATTATCCCTTACTGCTCCTCGCTACCGCTCACCACTCACCGACTACTGACTACTGACTACTGACTACCGACTACTTCCTCCACCTATGACTCCTGAACGCTGGCAGCAAATCGAAGCTCTCTTCCAAGTCGCGGTTGAGCAGGAACCGGCGCGGCGCGGCGCTTTTCTGGCGCAAGCTTGCGGGGAGGATGCGGCGTTGCGCGCCGAGGTGAAATCGTTGCTGGCGCAGGAACAGGCCGACAGTTTCATTCAGGCGCAGGTCAAAGGCGTGGCGCGCGAATTCACAGCGCAGCAAGATGAGTTGACCGGCCAGCACATTGGGGTGTACCGCATCGGCGAACGCCTGGGCGAAGGCGGCATGGGTGTGGTTTATGCGGCGGTGCGCGACGACGCGCAATTTGAAAAGCAGGTCGCGCTCAAAGTCGTCAAACGCGGCATGGATACTGAATTCGTGCTCAAACGGTTCTGGCGCGAGCGGCAGATTCTCGCGCGCTTGGAACATCCTTGCATCGCGCGCTTGCTGGATGGCGGCATGACCGGGGATGGGCGGCCTTATTTCGTGATGGAATACGTCGAGGGGCAGCCGATCACCGCCTATTGCCAGGCGCGCGGCTTGGGCGTGCCCGAACGCCTGAAGCTGTTTCGCCAGGTGTGTGCGGCGGTGCAATACGCGCATCAGCAATTGGTGGTGCACCGCGACCTCAAGCCGAGCAATATTCTAGTAGCGCCCGCGCCCGACAGTCGGCCCGATGGCCCGGAAGATCAAGTGGGCTTGCCGAAGCTGCTCGATTTCGGCATCGCCAAATTGTTGGCGGCGGCTGATGACGCTGATCCGCAAACCCAAACCGCGACCGAGTTGCGGTTGCTGACGCCCGAATACGCCAGCCCTGAACAGATGCGCGGCCAGACGCTGACCACCACGACTGATGTGTATTCACTGGGCGTGGTGCTTTACGAATTGTTGACGGGACAGCGTCCGCACCAATTCAACACGCGCGCCACAGCCGCCGTGGAGCACGCCGTCGCCACCGCGCCGCCCAAACCGAGCGAAGCCGTCAGCCCGACGGGCGCGCCGAAATTGCCCAAACAACTGGCGGGCGATCTAGACAACATTGTGCTGATGGCGTTGCGCGCCGAGCCTGAACGCCGCTATCAATCGGTCGAACAATTCAGCGAGGACCTGCGCCGCTATCTGGCCGGCTTGCCGGTGACGGCGCGCGCCGACACCTTCACCTATCGCGCCAGCAAATTCGTGCGGCGCAACCGGCTGGGGCTGGCGGCGGCGTTGTTGGTCTTGCTCAGCCTGCTGGGCGGCATCGGCGTGGCGACCTATCAGGCGCGCCGCGCCGAACAGCGCTTTCAGCAGGTGCGCAAACTCGCCAACACTTTCCTGTTCGACTTTCACGACAAGATTCAACACCTGCCCGGCTCGACCGAAGCGCGCGAATTGCTGGTGAAAACGGCGCTCGAATATCTGGATTCACTGGCGCGCGATGCCAGCCGTGATGCCGCGCTCGAACGCGAACTGGCCGTGGCCTATCAGCGTGTCGGCGATGTGCAGGGCGATCCGTTCACGTTCAGTCTGGGCCATAGCGAAGCAGCGATGGAGAGCTATCAAAAAAGCCTGACGCTGGCCCGCCAGCAATTTGCCCGCGACCCGGCCAATCGTGAGGTGCGGCATATCCTGGCGGACGGTTATTTCAAGCTCGGCGTGCTGCAATCGGAAAACGGCGACAAAGTCAGCGGCTTACAAACGCTGCAACAGGCTGTCAGCGTAGGCGAACCATTGGCGCAACAGACGGGCAACGACCGCGATTTGGTCACAATCGAGAATGCCTACGACCGCATTGGTGATATTCAATTGGACAGCGGCGACCCGGCGCACGCGCTCGAGAGTTATCGCCATACACAACAACTCACCACGAAGCGCGCGGCAGAGCACCCTTCCGACAAGGCGCAGTACGCCGTGGGCGCTTGTTACAGCCACATCAGCGAGACGCTCGCAGCAATGGGCGATTTGGCGGGCGCGTTACAAAGTTATCAGCAGTCTTCGGCGATTAATGCGGTGCTGGTCGAACAATTTCCTGACAATGCGTTTTACCGCCGGGCGTTGTTGGTCAGCGAGGGCTGGGTCGGCAATTTTTATGGCAATCCGTTTTACCCCAATCAGGGCGACCGGCAAGCCGCGCGGCAGCATTACGAACGCGCATTGGCGCTAGCGGAGGCTTTGGCGGCGGGAGACCCGAAGAACGCCGCTTCGCAAATGGACTTAGCGAATGCCCAGGCGCGGTTGGGTACGCTCGCGGCGGATGGCGATGCCAAAGCGGCAGTGCAGTCTTATCGCCGGGCGCTCGCCGTCATCCAGGCTTTGCTGGAAAAGTCACCCAACGAATTCCGTTTTCTGCGCCGTCAG
This genomic interval from Acidobacteriota bacterium contains the following:
- a CDS encoding response regulator transcription factor, whose translation is MMILIVEDNPLMRAMLRETVSEFADTIIECADGDEAFAAYQTNLPHWVLMDIQMARVDGFTASRQIKARYPAANICIVTAYGDARTRRQAAEVGAVAFVLKENLEELKTLLGSSI
- a CDS encoding protein kinase; this encodes MTPERWQQIEALFQVAVEQEPARRGAFLAQACGEDAALRAEVKSLLAQEQADSFIQAQVKGVAREFTAQQDELTGQHIGVYRIGERLGEGGMGVVYAAVRDDAQFEKQVALKVVKRGMDTEFVLKRFWRERQILARLEHPCIARLLDGGMTGDGRPYFVMEYVEGQPITAYCQARGLGVPERLKLFRQVCAAVQYAHQQLVVHRDLKPSNILVAPAPDSRPDGPEDQVGLPKLLDFGIAKLLAAADDADPQTQTATELRLLTPEYASPEQMRGQTLTTTTDVYSLGVVLYELLTGQRPHQFNTRATAAVEHAVATAPPKPSEAVSPTGAPKLPKQLAGDLDNIVLMALRAEPERRYQSVEQFSEDLRRYLAGLPVTARADTFTYRASKFVRRNRLGLAAALLVLLSLLGGIGVATYQARRAEQRFQQVRKLANTFLFDFHDKIQHLPGSTEARELLVKTALEYLDSLARDASRDAALERELAVAYQRVGDVQGDPFTFSLGHSEAAMESYQKSLTLARQQFARDPANREVRHILADGYFKLGVLQSENGDKVSGLQTLQQAVSVGEPLAQQTGNDRDLVTIENAYDRIGDIQLDSGDPAHALESYRHTQQLTTKRAAEHPSDKAQYAVGACYSHISETLAAMGDLAGALQSYQQSSAINAVLVEQFPDNAFYRRALLVSEGWVGNFYGNPFYPNQGDRQAARQHYERALALAEALAAGDPKNAASQMDLANAQARLGTLAADGDAKAAVQSYRRALAVIQALLEKSPNEFRFLRRQANYWRSLAVPLLRLGDRAGALQTARQVLTLTETLVTRHPADPDLQNDLRAALHTLADCLLATGDHAAALEYYRRALTISETAANAHPASFYERWHLADSYANLGRYYATLAAQPQPAAQRLTHWRTAQQWQRQALAVWDNWLAAHPPNTFTQAQRAQAAQHLAHTEAALAQLTGSAVPGQ
- a CDS encoding sigma-70 family RNA polymerase sigma factor — translated: MASSTTDDITRWLHDWQNGDQTALAQLMPAVYQELRKIAHGHFRGERAAHTLQTTALIHEAYLRLAGHEFPAWENRAHFYGIAAQLMRQILVEYARSQKAAKRGGGAAKLPLDEALTVVPTEMSNLVALDDALRALEAFDARKCRVIELRHFGGLSNEEIATVLSISLATVGREIRLAQAWLQRELTKK
- a CDS encoding VCBS repeat-containing protein, producing MSDLRKFTLLTLIVVSVAWLGQRLSSAQAQKQVPPAAPARVPAANTAAPASPAGTTVIFGNNAPITINDATTASLYPSTITVSGVSPATVTGVSVRLLGFSHTFPDDVDIILVGPQGQRAVIMSDAGGGNPGVSGLNLTFNPTSTNVLPDEGPLVTGTTRPANYDPANADFFPAPFPAPNTLTDAAADLSVFNLTNPNGDWKLYVVDDAGQDVGSISGGWLLTLTVPTVFTVNSTADPGNGVCDAAECTLREALNAALANTGNGDLVNFSALFNTPQTINLLTVLPDISESLTIQGPGANLLTVRRADTAPDFRIFNILSGIPNVSLSGLTISNGRATTGGVGSTGGGILSQSNLTLTGVHVTGNQALNNGGGGGVELNSADGVFTGCTFSNNTATFGGGIIYNGNGGGTLRLINSTVSGNIGSSNSGSGIINFSFSGNSRLEVTNSTIAGNTNGSGILTSTQNAGSTATTTLRNTIIAGNTPNNLATQMDFGGGAATFQTLGFNLSDNFNNQITPAVNDITTATPRLGPLALNGGTTPTHTLLGGSPALDVGNASGSATDQRGVARPATLADIGAVEMQSILVSNTNDSGANSLRAAINTANTNGAGLDDIIFDNNVFNTPQTITLTSGELAINSSLTINGPGANLPTISGNNASRVFNINSGFTVSLNGMTITGGNDGEGGSIRNNGTLTVTNTTIAGNTATGIGGIGGFGGGIFNGGTLTVTNSTVSGNTTNTGFGGGIFNGGTLTVTNSTVSGNTAALGGGGGISNGGGTLTVSNSTISGNTANGGGSDRGGGIENQGNLTVTNSTISGNRVPNGDNNGGGIYNNNANATITNCTITNNSVGGAFSVGGVFRQAGTVTIRNSLIAANVNNATQPDVSGAFAAASAFNLIGNVGTATGFTPANQNQTGNGTTQINPLLGPLTNNGGTTPTHALLPGSPALDKGGAGVTTDQRGLTRPVNITSIPMASGGNESDIGAFEFQGQLLTVTKTADTNDGVCDADCSLREALAAAAAGDGIAFAALFNTSQTITLGGTELAIGKNLTINGPGANLLTISGNNTSRVFNIGSGFTVRLSGMTITGGNADSGGGIRNDGTLTVTNSTISGNTANGLVGGGGGGISNDGTLTVTNSTISGNMTSDFGGGIRNNGTLTVTNSTVSGNTAELSGGGIFNSGSSTLTVTNSTISGNTANGLFGRGGGIENLGNLTVTNSTISSNRVPNGDNNGGGIRSDLGNATITNSTITNNSAAGAASASGVFRVSGAVTIRSSLIAANANNAAQPDVVANGGTGITSTGFNLIGNRGALTFSGTGDQSGTGTNPLNPRLGPLQNNGGPTLTHALLGGSLALDAGNNTGSGQITDQRGLAFNRTVDLPGTVPGSDNTDIGAFEAQTIPAAAPPLVVSIVRASSNPANAGTSAGYTVTFSANVNPAGVGASDFTLTTTGGLTGAAITGVSGSGAVYNVTVNTGTGSGTLRLDVTDDDTIVDGSGVPLGGLGAGNGNFTTGEAYTVNAPPTANANAANVTTSGAISYTFTVTYTDDLGLNVATLDSSDVRVTSPVGSFNAAAAFVSVNINTNGSPRTATYSIAPPGGSWDFADNGTYSVVMQASQVADTNGSFVAAGTLTTFTVSVCPAITVNPASLPLGIAGVPYSQIFTQSGSAGAISWSVSAGALPAGLTLNGSTGLFAGLSAVKGVFNFTIRATDINNCSGTRAYTLTFRPKAKADFDNDGKTDLSIFSPTAAPPLTNWSVINSGNGATATQQWGAGYAPYFDDIVPGDYDGDGKADHAIWRGADSIWYIRRSSDGQPFVQLWGANYAPYFDIPTPGDYDGDGKTDIGVFRRSGTWFVRRSSDGQNMIVTHGQQDDIPVPADYDGDGKTDLAVFRPGAIAPAPNWIILNSSTNTITSIQWGAGYAPYFDTPVPADYDGDGKADLAIWRGADSIWYIRPSATPGSPILQFWGANYAPYFDIPTPGDYDGDGKADIAVWRRSGTWFVKRSTDGSFLIQNQGQSGDVPVPAFGVR